Proteins encoded by one window of Phenylobacterium soli:
- the cyoD gene encoding cytochrome o ubiquinol oxidase subunit IV → MSDLEFDPHQYADDEVVREDHAPGDEPEESAGHWVRNYLVGLGFATILTIASFWAASTHLIWAPAIPVALIVLAIAQMGVHLVFFLHITTGPDNTNNVLALAFGLLVVFLVVAGSIWIMNNLHQNMMPMPQMVEMQR, encoded by the coding sequence ATGAGCGACCTCGAGTTCGACCCTCACCAGTACGCCGACGACGAGGTCGTCCGCGAAGATCACGCGCCGGGCGACGAGCCCGAGGAGAGCGCCGGCCATTGGGTGCGCAACTACCTGGTCGGCCTGGGCTTCGCGACGATCCTGACCATCGCCTCGTTCTGGGCGGCCTCGACGCACCTGATCTGGGCCCCGGCGATCCCGGTGGCGCTGATCGTCCTGGCGATCGCCCAGATGGGCGTCCACCTGGTCTTCTTCCTGCACATCACCACCGGCCCGGACAACACCAACAACGTGCTCGCCCTGGCCTTCGGCCTGCTGGTGGTCTTCCTGGTGGTGGCGGGCTCCATCTGGATCATGAACAACCTGCACCAGAACATGATGCCGATGCCGCAGATGGTGGAGATGCAGCGCTAG
- a CDS encoding nucleotidyltransferase family protein, producing MATGGLATGGVAKGAETTQRLEAIVLAAGAGVRFGGGKLTAPHGEGVLLESALRAALAAPVRAVTVVTGADAEAVAAVARAFDPRLRIRHAPEHAEGMGASLRAGVAALPPDTDGVFVFLGDMPRVPTAVLRPMAEALARGAAAAAPVFEGRRGNPVLLGRALFPQLLDLKGDTGARAVLQALGDELALVEAPDDGVLFDVDRPADLPTARG from the coding sequence GTGGCGACAGGGGGCCTGGCGACAGGGGGCGTGGCCAAAGGCGCGGAGACGACGCAGCGGCTGGAAGCCATCGTGCTCGCCGCCGGCGCCGGCGTCCGCTTCGGCGGGGGCAAGCTCACCGCGCCGCATGGCGAGGGGGTGCTGCTGGAAAGCGCCCTGCGCGCCGCCCTCGCCGCGCCCGTGCGGGCGGTGACCGTCGTCACCGGCGCGGACGCCGAGGCGGTGGCCGCCGTGGCGCGCGCCTTCGATCCGCGCCTGCGGATCCGCCATGCGCCAGAGCACGCCGAGGGCATGGGCGCGTCGCTGCGCGCCGGGGTCGCCGCCTTGCCGCCGGACACCGACGGCGTCTTCGTCTTCCTCGGCGACATGCCGCGCGTGCCGACGGCCGTGCTGCGGCCGATGGCCGAGGCGCTGGCGCGGGGCGCGGCCGCCGCGGCGCCGGTGTTCGAGGGTCGGCGCGGCAATCCGGTGCTGCTCGGCCGCGCCCTCTTCCCGCAGCTCCTGGATCTGAAGGGGGACACCGGCGCCCGGGCGGTTCTGCAGGCGCTCGGCGATGAGCTCGCCCTGGTGGAGGCGCCCGACGACGGAGTGCTGTTCGACGTCGACCGTCCGGCCGACCTGCCGACGGCGCGCGGCTAG
- the moaA gene encoding GTP 3',8-cyclase MoaA has translation MTPYDASSAQGQSRLVDGFGRTVTYLRVSVTDRCDLRCVYCMAEHMTFLPKREVLTLEELDRIASAFVSLGVRKLRLTGGEPLVRKGVMGLFESLSRHLKSGALDELTLTTNGTRLAEFAGELAGLGVRRINVSLDTLKPGLFRRLTRGGDLTKVLAGIEAAQAAGLQVKVNAVALKDDNAGEIPELIRWAHGRGLDVTLIETMPMGEVETDRTDQYLSLSDLRRELESFWTLKDIPLSTGGPARYVEVAETGGRLGFITPLSHNFCEACNRVRLTCTGTLHTCLGQEDATDLRAVLRAGASDAELIEAIRHGVDAKPKGHDFRIARDAAPAVARHMSTTGG, from the coding sequence ATGACGCCCTATGACGCCAGCTCCGCGCAAGGCCAGTCCAGGCTGGTCGACGGCTTCGGCCGCACCGTGACCTATCTGCGGGTCTCGGTCACCGACCGCTGCGACCTGCGCTGTGTCTACTGCATGGCCGAGCACATGACCTTCCTGCCCAAGCGGGAGGTGCTGACGCTGGAAGAGCTGGACCGCATCGCCTCGGCCTTCGTCTCGCTCGGCGTGAGGAAGCTGCGGCTGACCGGCGGCGAGCCACTCGTCCGCAAGGGCGTGATGGGGCTCTTCGAGAGCCTCTCGCGCCATCTGAAGAGCGGCGCGCTGGACGAGCTGACCCTGACCACCAACGGCACGCGGCTGGCCGAGTTCGCCGGCGAGCTGGCCGGCCTGGGCGTGCGGCGGATCAACGTCTCGCTGGACACCCTGAAGCCCGGCCTGTTCCGGCGTCTCACCCGCGGCGGGGACCTCACCAAGGTGCTGGCCGGGATCGAGGCCGCCCAGGCGGCCGGCCTGCAGGTCAAGGTCAACGCCGTGGCCCTGAAGGACGACAACGCCGGCGAGATCCCCGAGCTGATCAGGTGGGCCCATGGCCGCGGCCTCGACGTCACCCTCATCGAGACCATGCCGATGGGCGAGGTGGAGACCGACCGCACGGACCAGTACCTCTCGCTCAGCGACCTGCGCCGCGAGCTGGAAAGCTTCTGGACGCTCAAGGACATCCCGCTCTCCACCGGCGGGCCGGCCCGCTACGTCGAGGTGGCGGAGACCGGCGGGCGGCTCGGCTTCATCACCCCGCTCAGCCACAATTTCTGCGAGGCCTGCAACCGGGTGCGCCTGACCTGCACGGGCACGCTGCACACCTGCCTCGGCCAGGAGGACGCCACCGACCTGCGCGCGGTCCTCCGCGCCGGCGCCTCGGACGCCGAGCTGATCGAGGCCATCCGCCATGGCGTCGACGCCAAGCCGAAGGGCCACGACTTCCGGATCGCCCGCGACGCTGCCCCCGCCGTGGCGCGCCACATGTCGACGACGGGAGGCTGA